The following proteins are co-located in the Flectobacillus major DSM 103 genome:
- a CDS encoding response regulator transcription factor produces the protein MFKIAIADDHQLVAKAIAGLIDKMEQYEVMYEVENGKQLIHYFELNMIPNIVLLDINMPELDGYETALWLKNNHPNVKILALSMYDKEEAIIGMLRNGAKGYLLKGCRPSELKLALDSVIEKGFYYSEYVTHKLVKNLHAEKTANPIEQLGLNSREKDFILYACSEMTYHEIADKMCVSPRTIDGYREQVFQKMNVKTRVGIVLEAVRLGLFHP, from the coding sequence ATGTTTAAAATTGCCATTGCCGACGACCATCAGCTTGTTGCCAAAGCTATTGCTGGACTAATTGACAAAATGGAGCAATACGAAGTGATGTATGAAGTTGAAAATGGAAAACAACTTATTCATTATTTTGAATTAAATATGATTCCTAATATTGTTTTGTTAGACATCAATATGCCTGAGCTTGATGGATACGAAACGGCTCTGTGGCTCAAAAACAACCATCCTAATGTAAAAATATTGGCTCTTTCGATGTACGATAAAGAAGAGGCTATTATCGGAATGCTACGCAATGGAGCAAAAGGTTATCTTTTGAAGGGCTGTCGCCCTTCTGAACTCAAGTTGGCTCTCGACTCGGTAATAGAAAAGGGGTTCTATTACTCTGAATATGTAACTCATAAACTGGTTAAAAATCTCCACGCTGAAAAAACAGCCAACCCAATTGAACAATTGGGCTTGAATAGCCGTGAAAAGGACTTTATCTTATATGCCTGTAGCGAAATGACCTACCATGAAATAGCTGATAAAATGTGCGTTAGTCCTCGTACTATTGATGGGTATCGTGAACAGGTATTTCAAAAAATGAATGTCAAAACAAGAGTCGGTATTGTTTTAGAAGCAGTTAGGCTAGGCTTATTCCATCCTTAA